Genomic window (Cyanobacteriota bacterium):
TTTGGAATTTCTGCGGGTGAATGGTACTGCTGTGCCTTGCGGCTTACAGGTGGTTCGCTTCTCTACCGAAGAGCGCCTTAATGAGATCATTCAGTACCATGAAGACCATGGCGCTTGGATTTTTAATCCCCATACCTACATCTTGGAGGATGGAGGACGGAAAACGATTGACCCGATTCAGGTTGCTTTCAAAGCAA
Coding sequences:
- a CDS encoding FAD-binding protein, whose product is LEFLRVNGTAVPCGLQVVRFSTEERLNEIIQYHEDHGAWIFNPHTYILEDGGRKTIDPIQVAFKAMVDPYGLLNPGKMRAWMEQVMA